The Leptospira mtsangambouensis DNA window CCCCGAATGGCCTCGGCCATTACGGAAACAAAAAGTAAAATACTTCGTGTTACTGCAGAAAACCTCTTTGAATCTGTGGGACCATCCTTATTACAAAAAATCTTTGAGAGTATTGCCAGAAGGATATGGTTTTCGCACCAACGTTTGGTGATCCTTCGGTTAAAAACACCCGTGATTCGACTTTATGCCTATTTGTATAATTCGATTCGAGACCAGGACATTCGTTTGGGTAGAACTTTAGATGAAAGCCTTGCCAATGCTCATACCATTTACATCCAAATGGAAGAACTTTGTAATATGTGCGGGATCATCAAAGTCAAACAGGACACCATCCAAGAATTTTTGTCCGACACAAATCTTGTGATTGAACCGAGTCGTATCACGATCAAAAGCCGCAAACGTTTGGAAGAAAAATTGGGACATTATAAATCAAAAGAGGGGCAGATTGTCGCTTAAGGAACCAGGGGGGAGTCTAAATTTTCCTGGTTTTGGGGTCAGGTCAAAAACCGCGTAGATCATTTTTCTAACATTCAAAAATTTGTAATGATTTTTTTTTCCGCTATGTTCTAGTTCGGTGATGAAAAAGTTTCTCGTGTATTCTCTCGGGGCGTTCTACATAACAGCTGGCATCAATCATTTTTTCTCTCCCGAATTTTATTTGGAAATGATGCCTGACTACCTACCTTTTCATGAACTATTGAATGTTACGAGTGGACTTGCAGAAATCACCTTGGGATCCCTTGTTCTTTATGAAAGGATGCGGAAGATGGCAAGTTATGGAATTATCTTACTTCTTTTGGCGATTTATCCTGCCAATATCAATATGTTGTTAACTGCATTGGAAGGCAAAGATTATGGCGTTCCAATCTGGGCTTTGTATGCACGATTACCATTTCAGTTTTTGTTTATTTATTGGGCATGGCTTGTGCGAGAATACAAATGGTCTAGTGAATCTACTGAATCAATGTAAGTTAGGTGAAGGTAATCCGAAGATCGTTCTTTTGATTTTTTAGTGGATGAATTGAGCAGGTAGTATTAGCTGGAGCATTAGGAGTTTATGTTTTTTTAATGGAATCTCCTGTTTGGATTTTAAATAGTAAAAATGATAAAAGAGCCGAAGAAAAAATTGCAAGAGAACACTAAAAAAGGAGGCCAGTGGACTTTTCTCTCTAACCATGCTCATGTTTTGATTTGTTTGAGCAAAGACCCTGAAATTCGGTTGAAGGATGTAGCAACTCTTGTTGGCATCACCGAGAGAGCAGTGCAAGCAATTGTTAAGGATTTGGTTGAAGCTGAAATTTTAGAAAAAAGCAAAGATGGAAGAAGAAACCAATACATCATCCAAACCGAACAAAAACTACGACATCCTTTAGAAGCCAATCATTCCATTTTGGAATTACTTAGGTTAGGTAAATAACGAAAGAAAGTTACCAATTTTTTGTTATAGGCTCTTTTCTAATTCTTTTACTTTCGCAACAATCCATTCGTTTTTTGGAACTTGAATCCTATAGTTGTTTGCAATTTTTACAACTTCACCATTGATAAAGTCAATTTCTGTTTTTCGCCCATGATCTAAATCTTGGACCATCGAAGTACGAATTTTATAATACTTTAGGCCAAGTAAAATTAGTATTAGATGGCGTATCCATGTAGGCATAGCACCTTTTCCACCGCCTAATTTTTGTATTGGAAAAGATCCTGGAACTACTTGTTCTTCAATCTTTAGATGATTCATCAGTGATTTAATTTCTGTCACAGTATCTAATGCATCGATTCTTGAATTTTTATTTAGAAACAACTGACCTAAACTCAACTGTTTGGATGCTGCCAATCCGTTGATGATGGAATTGATTGCAAGTTTATGCCAACGATAACCAGTAATTTGGTCTGTTCGTATTATAGGGATATGTGGAGGAAGTAGTTGGTTCCAGATGGGTTCTGGTTTTGGAACTCCTCCGATAATGAGACTTCCTACATTTGATTGGTAATAAGTTCCATCGGCTAAGGTTTGTGTATTCCAACCAACAACTCCACCGAGTATTTTATTTTGATAGGATTCAAAATGACCTTCTGGAATTCCATTTTGAATGAGAATCCATTTCCCTTCTTGCTTCAAAAATGATTTGGTTTCTTCTAAATATTCTGGAAGATTCTGATTTTTGCATCCAATGAAAATATAATCAAATGAATCATTACAATCATGAATATTCGTTAGGTGTTCATTTAAATCAATTGAAACAATGTGGCCTTGAGGTCCTTTGAACCTAATTGGATTCTCACTTAAAAATTGAAATCTGCTTTCGTTACGACAAAGAATTTTAAATGGAATGGAATTTTGATAAAGAGCATGGATGATGGTAGCTGTAACGGAACCGATCCCGCTAATGGCTATGGAAGGATGTTTCGTTTGCATATCGCTCTGAACAAACAAAAAAGGGAAAGTTATTTCCCTCTGAGTGTAATGACAAGTTTAACGTTCTCTAATTTTTTACCTGTCTTTCTAAAATAACTTTCCTTCAATTCATCCAAAACTTTTGACTCAAGTCCTTCGTCCATCTCTACGTCAGTGATCTCGCCAGTTTCTTCATTGAGGGCATGATGGTGAGGGCCAATGTTGGAATCAAAATGTGTCACACCACTTTTTAGTTCCAAAGTTCCTAACATTCCTTTTTCTGCGAAGAGTTTGAGATTGTTGAAAATGGTAGCTCGCGATGCATGTGGAAAATGGGAATTCACCAAATGGAATACTTCTTCTGCAAAAAGATGTTGGTGCCGCTCTAGGAGCAAATGTGCCATTTCCAATCTCTGCGAAGTGGGGCGAATCCCATGAGATTCGAGGAGTTCCTTGGTTTTTTGGTAACTTAAATCCATCTCAGTTTCACCTTCTCTGGATGCTTTTTTTTGTCAATAATTAGACTAAGTCTAAAAAATCATTTGCTAGGAATGAGTTTTATTTTAGATCGAATCTAATCAAAATGTTTTCTGGAAGGTAAGTCGGTGCATAAGGAAACCCATGTTATTTTGTGAACAGATGGAATGGGTTAGTCTGGAGAAGAACAATGTCCGAAGTGACGGAGTGCTTAAAGATTTACAGAATCGACTATGAGGAGGGTTCTCTGGGCTTTGCTGGGTTCATTCTGCAACCATCTACCGGTGAGAAGCGATCTTTTCACAGTTACTGCAAAAGGAAAGTCACTTACCTTTTTGACTGAGGGAAGAAATCCATTCCCTAACAAAAGAAAACCCATCATCCACTTGTGCCTTGCTTCCATAGATTCCATTGTCTCTTATTCCTCACCTAACTAATGCAGGTGACGATTTTCTCCATATCAAAATGAAACTTGCTGGGTCCAAAAAAATCCTTGCACTTCGGAAAGGTTCGGGTTCAATCCTTTCGGTGTTCTACCGAGATTCTAAAAAACATCGGAATTGCCATCCAATGAGATATTTGTTTCTTCTCCTTTTTTTCTTTGTGTATCCTCTCGGAGCAGAAGTAATTTCCTTGGAATCCGGTTGGACCTTCCAAGAAGAAGGTAAAAAAGAAATTAATCCTGTGTTAGTTGGTGTTCCCCTAGTAAAACAAGGATACAACGTTCCCTTGCGGGGAAAATATCGACTAAAGATTTCTGTTCCAACTTTTCCTGAGTTTTCACAGGCAATCTATATGGACCGGGTACATTCTGCGGATCAAACTTTTTGGAATGGAGTTCCCATTGGCACAACGGGGAGTTTTTCGCCAGAATATTATCCATATTGGTATAAAGTTCGTTACTATGAGATTCCAAATTCTCTCTTGAAGCAGGGTGAAAATGAATTGGTTGTGGATATTGAATGTCGTGAAACACAGTTTAGGTGTGGTATCTTTCGATCAATTCCCTATTTTGGGACCCAAGACGAAATCAAAGATAAAATGGTTTTTGAGGATGTGAACCAAATCCTCATTGGTGCTTTATTTTTTGGGATTTTTTTACAACAGGCTATCGGTTATGCTTTGAATCGATCCTCAAAATCCGGATTGTATTTAGCGGGTACAGCTATCTTCTTTGTGGGTTGGAGATTGCCTTCTATCAATAAGATTCATTTTTTATTGATCCATCCGGAGATTCTTGTAAGACTTTTGTTTTTTTGCCAGTTTATATTTCCCGTCTTTATCATGTTATTTGTTCATACTCTTTTTGATCGACGGATTACTAAACTTGCAGTCATAACTTTCTTTTTAGACACAGTCCTTGCTTTCACACAACTGTTTTCGATGGAACCTGATCATCGATTTTATTTAGTTTATATTTGGTATTTTTTACTTGCTGTTAAGGTTCCAATCCTAATCCAGCTACTGGTTCGAAATTATAAAAAAACAGCGGAAGCCGTAGTTGTATCCTTGGGGGCACTGGTAGCAACTTTTTTTGGAATTGCAGATGTCCTTACAGATTTGATAACTGGGAAAAATGCTTACCTAACTCAATATGGAATTTTAACATTTTTATTCGCCGGTGTACTTGCCATTGCTCTACAAAGTGCTAGGACGAGAAGGGAACTTCGAAATCTGAATGAATCACTTGAAATGCTTATCACCTTGCGCACACAAGAACTACATAAACAATATAAGTTGTTACATGATGATTTGGTGATGGCTGCAGGATTACAAGCTAAACTGATCCCTCCTATGGAATTTAAACACCATACACTCAGTGTTGCTTCTGTATTTATGCCAATGGAAAAAATTGGTGGAGATTATTTTGATTATTATATTCACGAAGACGGCTCCATAACATTTTTGTTATGTGACGTTCTTGGACATGGGATTGCTGCTGCATTGATCGCTAGTATGTTAAAGGTCAATTTTTTAGAGATTGCTCCGAAAGTAAAAGATCCCTCTAACTTTTTGTTAGAGTTAAACATGAAAATGTTGCCAGTAGTCGAAAAAAATTATATCACTGCCGTTGTTAGTCATTTTGATTTAAAACATTCCATTTTAAAATATTCGGTGATGGGACATCCGAGTCCTTATTCCATGAATGTTGTTTCTAATTCCTTAACACCGCTAGGGGGAAGGGGGCCGATTATGGGTTGGAAAAAAGATGTCCTCGTGGAAACATTTTCTCACCAACTTTCATCAGGGGATCGTTTCTTTTTTTATACCGATGGGATTACGGAAAGCCAAAATAAAAATAGGGAATTGTACGGAGAATCAAGGTTAAGAGAACAATTAGTGGGTGGGTTCCATCTTTCCCTTTCCGAATTAAACGAAAAAATTAAGAAGGATATTCGGAATTTCGCATTTCGTTTGTCAGATGACGTAACATACTTTACGATCGATATTAAATGAAAACTTTCTTGGATCGATTGGGAGTATTTCGGTTACTCAATTTAGGGGTGGCTGAATATTTGGGTTTAGAAACTTCCGTTCGTATTCAACTTTCCAATTTGGTTGCCATTTTGGGAATTTTTTCAAATATCGAATATTCCATTTTTTTTGCAATCGCAGGTGCTCCCCATTATCTGGTCATGAATGTCATTCATGTCCTTGTTATCTGTTCTTTAATTTATGTTTTGTATCTAAATACGAGGGGAAGGTATTTTTTTTCTCGAATTCTCCTGGTGTTTACAATTTCAGTTCCGTTGTTTTGTGTTTCCACAATTAGTTTTGGAACATCCGGTGGGTTTTACTATTATTTTCTAATGTTTGCCATTGTGCCATTTGTGATTTTTTCATACGATGAGAAGGGTTGGATTTTTTTTGTATTCCTTATGAATACAAGCTTTTATATCTGGTTTGAGTTTTTTGGCAGTCCAGGTATGTTCGAAAAAGGAACATTATTATATTATAAAGAAGTTCAGGATTTGTTTCGTATCAATTCGGTTGTATCTTGTTTATCTTTTGTAGCTTTGTTTATGTTTTATTTTTTAAGAAATATCAATCGAATCCAAAAGGAAATGGAAAGGATCAATGATCATAAAGATCGTATTTTTTCTATCCTTGCACATGATTTGAAAGGACCAATTGGTACGATTAGTACGTATTTAGGTTATATAACAAAATCATTGCCAGAGAGAGAAGAACTTCTTTTTGGTTTAACGGAGCTGAAAAAAAGTACAAACCAAACGTATTTGGTTTTGGAAAACTTATTGGACTGGGTTAGGAATGAAACGCAAAAAACGCAATGTAATCCCAAAAATTTAAATCTCAATTCAATTTTAAAAAATGCGCTAGATCTACTCAATATTCAAGCAAAAGACAAAGGTATCACTTGGGAAACAAAAGTTTCAGAAGATCATTTTGTGTATTGCGATGAACGAATGACAGCAACTGTCTTACGCAATATATTGTCCAATGCGATAAAATATTCTCACCCGAATAGTAAGGTTTCAATTGAAACTGAAAAAAACTCCGATTGTATCGAAATACGCTTTCAAGATTCCGGTGTGGGTATGGGGCCTGATCTACTTGCCAAGATCCTTGAAGGGAAACGATTCGATTCAGGTTTTGGAACAGCTGGGGAAAAAGGAACAGGTCTCGGTTTGCTTGTCTGTAAAGAGTTACTTGCGGAACAAGGTGGAACCCTAAAGGTCAGCAGTAAACTTACAAAAGGGACAAAAATTAGCATTCAACTTCCCCTTGCCGATTAAAATTATTTCTTTTTTTTAATCATTTAGTCCAATCATTAAGTATGTGGCCATCATCCTATTTTCGTTGGTTAACCAAATCTGCCCCAATGGGTCCTGTTGAAGTTTACCCAGAATTATCTGAATCGTATGAAACAAACTTACCTAATGTTTTTATCATTGGTGATTTAACGGGTGTTCCACTACTGAAACTTGCCGCCGAAAGCGGTGTGAATGTATGGAAACACATTCGTGAAAAAACAGAAGACTGTTTAGATGCAGTGATCATTGGCTCAGGGCCTGCTGGTCTCTCATGTGCATACGAAGCGAAACGGTTAGGCAAAAAGTTCATTCTCCTTGAAGCTAATATTCCATTTCAAACCATCCAAAGTTATCCAAAACATAAACCAATTTTTGCGGAACCAAAAGGATTAAATTCCAAGTCCAGAATTAAGATTACTGATTCAACGAAAGAGGACTTATTAGAGTATTTGAATGCCCTAATCAAAGAAGATACAATCACTATCCAAACTGGGAAACGTGTTGTTTCAATTCAACCTGAGGGTAATGTATATAGAGTGCAAACGGAAACAGGTGAATCATTTTTTACCAGTTCTGTTGTAATCGCAATCGGAAAATCAGGTGATCCAAAGAGATTAGGTGTGAAAGGTGAATCGAACCCTTCTGTATTTTATCGTTTTTTTGATCCTTCTGATGCAAAAGAAAAATCTGTGGTGATTGTTGGTGGTGGTGATAGTGCCGTTGAAGCAGCAATCGCCTGTTCACGTTATGCGAAATTGGTAAATTTGGTATACAGAGGAAAGGAGCTTACTCGTCCAAAACAAAAAAATAAAGAAGAATTGGAAGAGTTGGTCCGAGATGGAAAAGTCAAACTTCAACTTGAATCAGAAGTCACCGAAATTTCTGAACAAAACTTATTTGTGAAAACATCTGTAGGTTCGGCCAAACTAAATTTCGACTTGGTTTATATTTTGATTGGGAATACTGCACCTACCCAATTTTTAAAAAAGTTAGGTATTAAAATTCAAAATGAAAAATCACTTTCTGATTGGGTTGGATTTAGTTCCCTTTTATCTTTTGCAGGTGCAGCTTATTTGGGCAAAGCTTCATTTTATGGGCCTGGATGGTTTTCGCCTTTGGCAACAGTCTTTGCCGCCATTTCCTTTTTGTCCTTATCCTTTTTTATTTATTTAAAATGGAATTTAAATCATCTGAAGACTATTCCTTGGATTTTTTTAAGAAACACCTATTTACTATTTGTGTTTTTTTATTTTCTCTATGTATATCTATCCACCACTTATTTTGGTTATACTCTTTTTGGTAAATATCCATCTTTCCACTATACAATGTTATACTCGCTAACGATTCTATTTTTTGGAATCAGAAGGATTTTGGTTAGAAAAACAGATTATATCTTTTATCAAACGATCAGTTTAATCTTGATTCAGATTTTCTTTTTGTTTTTGTTACCTGAATTAATTTTACCAACCCTTGGTGATTTAGGATATTTAGGTACATCGAATGGTTATGTTAGAACAGAAATATTTCCAAATGATGCCTATTGGAAGGCTTATGGGTTTATTTTGGCGTGGCCGCTCAGTATGGGGGTTTTGTATGATGGTGGGATCACCAATTTTTGGTTAGGTTATGGTCTTTTCTTTAGTTTTGGGTTTATTCCTTTTTTAGTTTATCGTTATGGTAAAGGTGCTTATTGCGGCTGGATTTGTTCTTGTGGTGGACTTGCAGAAACTTTGGGAGATGAACATCGGCAGAAAATGCCACATGGAAAATGGGCCTATCGTTTGGAACATTCAGGCCAATACATTTTGGCTTTGGCATTTTTGTTAACAGTCTTTAAATTATTTGGAGTTTATGGAAAAAAGATCCACCCCGATTTAGAAATTTCTGAAGTAATGGCTGATTCAGTAAAATGGCTTTACGATCTCATTGTGGATATTGGGCTTGCTGGTGTTGTTGGAGTTGGTTTTTATTTTCTTTTTTCTGGAAGGATTTGGTGCAGAATGTTTTGTCCACTTGCTTCTTTGATGCATATCTATGCTCGGTTTAGTAGTTTTCGAATTTTTTCTGATAAAAAGAAATGCATATCTTGTAATATTTGTACAAAAAATTGCCATCAAGGAATTGATGTAATGGGTTATGCAAGTAGAGGCATTCCTATGGATAGCGTACAGTGCGTACGTTGTTCTGCATGTGTGTCACTTTGTCCGACTGACGTTTTAGAGTTTGGGCGATTGGTCCCATCTGGGATTCAGTATGATTCCCTCACTGCAAAAACAAGGAAATAAACAACTGAATGCTTTAAGAAAAGATATTGAAGAACTATTTTGGGAAGGGGTACGAAGTGCAACACCCGAATATCTTTCACCAGAATTTTGGAAAAACCATCAAGATCTTTGTGAAGTATTCAAAAATCCTCTGAAGAAAAACTATGTTTTTGCACTCGGAAAAGCTGCTTATGCGATGGCTTTGTCTTTCCAAAAGTTTTTCCCAGTGGATGCTGGTTTTATCCTTACTAAGTACAACCATCTTCCAAAAGAAATCCAAAAAAACGGACAAATGGATGTATGGAAATGCAGAGAAGCCGCTCACCCCATACCAGATAAAAATTCCGAACTATATGCAAGAGAAGTGTTGAATGAAATTTTACAGCTAGGTGAAGATCACCAATTGATTGTTTTGTTATCAGGAGGAGGGTCTAGCCTTTTTGAAATACCGGAAAATGGATATCTACTTAAAGATTTAATTGAACTAAATGAAAATTTGTTAAAAAAGGGACTTCCCATTCAGGAAATCAATGCGGAAAGAAAAAAATATTCAGCAGTGAAAGCCGGTAAATTCTTAAACAATCTCAAAGCTCAGTTAAAGGTTTATACGTTTGCAATTTCAGATGTGTTAGGTGATGATCCAAATGTCATTGCTTCTGGACCAAGTTATCCAGGAAGTGAATATTATGTGATGGGGAATCTGACTTCTTCTCTGAAGGCAATGGAAAAAAAAGCCAAAAATATTGGTTATGAAGTGAAAACCATATCCGATTCATGGGATTTTTCCAGTGAAATTACTGCAAAAAAAATCGTTGGTGAGTTGTTAGATGGCGATATTAATCCTAAAAAACAAGCCATTTTACTCGGAGGAGAACTTGTATGCCCTGTTGAAGGAACAGGGTTAGGAGGCCGAAACCAAGAAACGGCGCTGCGTGTGGCAATCCTAACCGAAGGCAATAGTATGGATCGGGATTGGTTATTTCTTTCTTGTGGGACTGATGGAACAGATGGTCCGACTGATGCTGCCGGTGGAATTGTTGGACCAGGAATTACCCAAAAGATGAAGGAAAAAGGTTGGGATCCAAAAAAAGAATTATTAAATTCCAATTCCTATCCCATCTTGAAAGACATGGAGGCACTCCTTTTTACTGGTGCTACCGGAACCAATGTCAATGACCTATTGATTCTTTTGTTAGCGGAACGGAATTCCTAATTTTTTATTTTGTCCCGACCAATACAATTGGAAGAGTGGGTTTTGCCATCGACTTGTTCCAATTTTGGAACGGATGAGTTCTTCATCTATTTTTTTCAAAACGTTCACATGATCTTTTAAAAATCTCCATTGGACTTCTTCTTTTTTTTGAGGAGAAAGAAACTCTTTGGAAATATTTAAAATAGATTCTTGGATTCCGATTAATGCAGGAAGTAAAATCGAACGAACTGCTTGGTAATCAAAGTTGGATTTTCTTGCAATTGATTCGTGTAACCACCATAAGGTTTCGGAATAAGTTTTATTAGATGATAAACTCGAAGAATCGATGAAGTTCTTTGTTCCAAAATAAAATGGTTTAAATAAACTTAAACACGGTGTGGATGTTCCTGTATAAAATACTCTGAGTGGGTCTTGGTTGGTCTCTGAAGTGTCCCACTCAACAATTAAACTTCCGTTAGTTTGATTCGGCGTTGTGGGTCCTGTTGCATGTAAACATAGGGATTTCATTGAAGAAGAAGATGGTTCAAATTCATCGTTTTCGATAGTATGGGTTTTTAAAGTGTCCATAGCATTTTTTGTAGTATAACTTGCATTTTCCAACTCTAAACTTTCTGCAGTTTTTTGGTGCAGATATCGTCTGTCTTTGCAATGGCTCATATAAGTATAAAATCGATCGCTGAAATGGTCTTTAAAAGAAAATTCTTGATTAGGTTTTTTTCGAAGTTTTTCTATTAAGTTAGGTGATGAATATTCAAAATCGGAGCCGATTGTGAGTCCATTCGAAATGGCATAAAAAGTATCTATTTTTTTTGCTACCCAGTAACGATCAGCAGTTTCTAATACATATCCATCTTTTCTATCCGCTATGATAAAGCTGTTATGATAAAAGAAGGATTGATTTTCATAACCTCCGCATGCATCTTGCCCGTATGTTTCTAAAAGTTCTGTAATAAGGAATAATCCATCTTTAGCCGATTTACATCTTTCTAAAGCCAAACGGATCAGGTCCATTCCTGTTAAACCATCATTTTTTTTTGGTATTTTTAGATTGGTGAAAACTGCTTCATTGCCAATACAAAGTCCGAATTCATTCACACCCATCTCTGCACCCCACATATGAAATGGTTTGCTCAAAAAAACTTCATAAGTAACGGGAGTTTGTGGAATCTCAATATAAGTTGTACGTAATTTTGAACCTTTTTTATGTTCTAAACGAGGAACATGAAGTATGGATTGTGCTTCGTTTGGTTCGCGATCCGAGTTTTTCGCAAAGATT harbors:
- a CDS encoding winged helix-turn-helix domain-containing protein, translated to MIKEPKKKLQENTKKGGQWTFLSNHAHVLICLSKDPEIRLKDVATLVGITERAVQAIVKDLVEAEILEKSKDGRRNQYIIQTEQKLRHPLEANHSILELLRLGK
- a CDS encoding NAD(P)-binding domain-containing protein, with translation MWPSSYFRWLTKSAPMGPVEVYPELSESYETNLPNVFIIGDLTGVPLLKLAAESGVNVWKHIREKTEDCLDAVIIGSGPAGLSCAYEAKRLGKKFILLEANIPFQTIQSYPKHKPIFAEPKGLNSKSRIKITDSTKEDLLEYLNALIKEDTITIQTGKRVVSIQPEGNVYRVQTETGESFFTSSVVIAIGKSGDPKRLGVKGESNPSVFYRFFDPSDAKEKSVVIVGGGDSAVEAAIACSRYAKLVNLVYRGKELTRPKQKNKEELEELVRDGKVKLQLESEVTEISEQNLFVKTSVGSAKLNFDLVYILIGNTAPTQFLKKLGIKIQNEKSLSDWVGFSSLLSFAGAAYLGKASFYGPGWFSPLATVFAAISFLSLSFFIYLKWNLNHLKTIPWIFLRNTYLLFVFFYFLYVYLSTTYFGYTLFGKYPSFHYTMLYSLTILFFGIRRILVRKTDYIFYQTISLILIQIFFLFLLPELILPTLGDLGYLGTSNGYVRTEIFPNDAYWKAYGFILAWPLSMGVLYDGGITNFWLGYGLFFSFGFIPFLVYRYGKGAYCGWICSCGGLAETLGDEHRQKMPHGKWAYRLEHSGQYILALAFLLTVFKLFGVYGKKIHPDLEISEVMADSVKWLYDLIVDIGLAGVVGVGFYFLFSGRIWCRMFCPLASLMHIYARFSSFRIFSDKKKCISCNICTKNCHQGIDVMGYASRGIPMDSVQCVRCSACVSLCPTDVLEFGRLVPSGIQYDSLTAKTRK
- a CDS encoding ketopantoate reductase family protein, whose product is MQTKHPSIAISGIGSVTATIIHALYQNSIPFKILCRNESRFQFLSENPIRFKGPQGHIVSIDLNEHLTNIHDCNDSFDYIFIGCKNQNLPEYLEETKSFLKQEGKWILIQNGIPEGHFESYQNKILGGVVGWNTQTLADGTYYQSNVGSLIIGGVPKPEPIWNQLLPPHIPIIRTDQITGYRWHKLAINSIINGLAASKQLSLGQLFLNKNSRIDALDTVTEIKSLMNHLKIEEQVVPGSFPIQKLGGGKGAMPTWIRHLILILLGLKYYKIRTSMVQDLDHGRKTEIDFINGEVVKIANNYRIQVPKNEWIVAKVKELEKSL
- a CDS encoding C69 family dipeptidase, whose product is MCDTSLATEKFTKTQKRIFAKNSDREPNEAQSILHVPRLEHKKGSKLRTTYIEIPQTPVTYEVFLSKPFHMWGAEMGVNEFGLCIGNEAVFTNLKIPKKNDGLTGMDLIRLALERCKSAKDGLFLITELLETYGQDACGGYENQSFFYHNSFIIADRKDGYVLETADRYWVAKKIDTFYAISNGLTIGSDFEYSSPNLIEKLRKKPNQEFSFKDHFSDRFYTYMSHCKDRRYLHQKTAESLELENASYTTKNAMDTLKTHTIENDEFEPSSSSMKSLCLHATGPTTPNQTNGSLIVEWDTSETNQDPLRVFYTGTSTPCLSLFKPFYFGTKNFIDSSSLSSNKTYSETLWWLHESIARKSNFDYQAVRSILLPALIGIQESILNISKEFLSPQKKEEVQWRFLKDHVNVLKKIDEELIRSKIGTSRWQNPLFQLYWSGQNKKLGIPFR
- a CDS encoding PP2C family protein-serine/threonine phosphatase; amino-acid sequence: MRYLFLLLFFFVYPLGAEVISLESGWTFQEEGKKEINPVLVGVPLVKQGYNVPLRGKYRLKISVPTFPEFSQAIYMDRVHSADQTFWNGVPIGTTGSFSPEYYPYWYKVRYYEIPNSLLKQGENELVVDIECRETQFRCGIFRSIPYFGTQDEIKDKMVFEDVNQILIGALFFGIFLQQAIGYALNRSSKSGLYLAGTAIFFVGWRLPSINKIHFLLIHPEILVRLLFFCQFIFPVFIMLFVHTLFDRRITKLAVITFFLDTVLAFTQLFSMEPDHRFYLVYIWYFLLAVKVPILIQLLVRNYKKTAEAVVVSLGALVATFFGIADVLTDLITGKNAYLTQYGILTFLFAGVLAIALQSARTRRELRNLNESLEMLITLRTQELHKQYKLLHDDLVMAAGLQAKLIPPMEFKHHTLSVASVFMPMEKIGGDYFDYYIHEDGSITFLLCDVLGHGIAAALIASMLKVNFLEIAPKVKDPSNFLLELNMKMLPVVEKNYITAVVSHFDLKHSILKYSVMGHPSPYSMNVVSNSLTPLGGRGPIMGWKKDVLVETFSHQLSSGDRFFFYTDGITESQNKNRELYGESRLREQLVGGFHLSLSELNEKIKKDIRNFAFRLSDDVTYFTIDIK
- the perRA gene encoding peroxide-responsive transcriptional repressor PerRA; the encoded protein is MDLSYQKTKELLESHGIRPTSQRLEMAHLLLERHQHLFAEEVFHLVNSHFPHASRATIFNNLKLFAEKGMLGTLELKSGVTHFDSNIGPHHHALNEETGEITDVEMDEGLESKVLDELKESYFRKTGKKLENVKLVITLRGK
- a CDS encoding sensor histidine kinase — translated: MKTFLDRLGVFRLLNLGVAEYLGLETSVRIQLSNLVAILGIFSNIEYSIFFAIAGAPHYLVMNVIHVLVICSLIYVLYLNTRGRYFFSRILLVFTISVPLFCVSTISFGTSGGFYYYFLMFAIVPFVIFSYDEKGWIFFVFLMNTSFYIWFEFFGSPGMFEKGTLLYYKEVQDLFRINSVVSCLSFVALFMFYFLRNINRIQKEMERINDHKDRIFSILAHDLKGPIGTISTYLGYITKSLPEREELLFGLTELKKSTNQTYLVLENLLDWVRNETQKTQCNPKNLNLNSILKNALDLLNIQAKDKGITWETKVSEDHFVYCDERMTATVLRNILSNAIKYSHPNSKVSIETEKNSDCIEIRFQDSGVGMGPDLLAKILEGKRFDSGFGTAGEKGTGLGLLVCKELLAEQGGTLKVSSKLTKGTKISIQLPLAD
- a CDS encoding DoxX family protein, whose translation is MKKFLVYSLGAFYITAGINHFFSPEFYLEMMPDYLPFHELLNVTSGLAEITLGSLVLYERMRKMASYGIILLLLAIYPANINMLLTALEGKDYGVPIWALYARLPFQFLFIYWAWLVREYKWSSESTESM
- a CDS encoding glycerate kinase type-2 family protein, translated to MIPSLQKQGNKQLNALRKDIEELFWEGVRSATPEYLSPEFWKNHQDLCEVFKNPLKKNYVFALGKAAYAMALSFQKFFPVDAGFILTKYNHLPKEIQKNGQMDVWKCREAAHPIPDKNSELYAREVLNEILQLGEDHQLIVLLSGGGSSLFEIPENGYLLKDLIELNENLLKKGLPIQEINAERKKYSAVKAGKFLNNLKAQLKVYTFAISDVLGDDPNVIASGPSYPGSEYYVMGNLTSSLKAMEKKAKNIGYEVKTISDSWDFSSEITAKKIVGELLDGDINPKKQAILLGGELVCPVEGTGLGGRNQETALRVAILTEGNSMDRDWLFLSCGTDGTDGPTDAAGGIVGPGITQKMKEKGWDPKKELLNSNSYPILKDMEALLFTGATGTNVNDLLILLLAERNS